A DNA window from Mus pahari chromosome 13, PAHARI_EIJ_v1.1, whole genome shotgun sequence contains the following coding sequences:
- the Pik3ip1 gene encoding phosphoinositide-3-kinase-interacting protein 1, which produces MLLAWVHTFLLSNMLLAEAYGSGGCFWDNGHLYREDQPSPAPGLRCLNWLAAQGSRESLSEPSPGNHNYCRNPDQDPRGPWCYISSETGVPEKRPCEDVRCPETTSQAPPSSTTELEEKSGTLGDKEAQVFPPANALPARSEAAEVQPVIGISQRVRMNSKEKKDLGTLGYVLGITMMVIILAIGAGIIVGYTYKRGKDLKEQHEKKACEREMQRITLPLSAFTNPTCEIVDEKTIIVHSNQTPADVQEGSTLLTGQAGTPGA; this is translated from the exons ATGCTGTTGGCTTGGGTCCACACATTTCTTCTCAGCAACATGCTTCTGGCAGAAGCCTATGGATCTGGAG GCTGCTTCTGGGACAACGGCCACCTGTACCGGGAGGACCAGCCCTCGCCCGCGCCGGGTCTCCGCTGCCTCAACTGGTTGGCCGCGCAAGGCAGCCGCGAGTCGCTCTCCGAGCCCA gccccgGCAACCACAACTACTGCCGGAACCCGGACCAGGACCCGCGCGGGCCCTGGTGCTACATCAGCAGCGAGACCGGCGTCCCCGAAAAGCGGCCCTGCGAGGACGTGCGTTGCCCAG agACCACTTCCCAAGCACCACCATCCTCTACCACGGAACTGGAAGAGAAGTCTGGTACACTAGGTGACAAAGAGGCACAGGTGTTCCCTCCTGCTAATGCCCTGCCAGCCCGGAGTGAGGCAGCCGAGGTGCAGCCAGTGATCGGGATCAGTCAGCGTGTGAGGATGAActccaaagaaaaaaaagacctaGGAACTCTGG GCTACGTGCTGGGCATTACTATGATGGTGATCATCCTCGCTATTGGAGCTGGCATTATCGTGGGCTACACTTACAAGAG GGGGAAGGACTTGAAAGAGCAACATGAGAAGAAAGCTTGTGAGAGGGAGATGCAGCGGATTACCCTGCCCCTGTCTGCCTTCACAAACCCCACCTGTGAGATCGTGGACGAAAAGACCATCATTGTGCACAGCAACCAGACTCCTGCTGATGTGCAGGAGGGCAGCACCCTCCTCACGGGCCAGGCTGGCACCCCTGGGGCCTGA